One genomic window of Amphiura filiformis chromosome 3, Afil_fr2py, whole genome shotgun sequence includes the following:
- the LOC140148180 gene encoding uncharacterized protein: protein MDTQRKDLHNNVAAAPTASRGTYITGNAIPTRTTPNQTTSSAGGGTGFGGTQSSVPQLTPFSNILAANRAAQSGGGSTTAFGGTQAGAPGLSDAWTQALTAASTMNRK from the coding sequence ATCTTCATAACAATGTGGCGGCAGCGCCCACTGCGAGCAGAGGGACCTATATTACCGGTAACGCCATACCCACACGGACCACCCCAAACCAAACCACATCTTCAGCTGGTGGTGGTACAGGATTTGGAGGCACCCAAAGCTCAGTTCCACAACTTACTCCGTTTAGTAACATCTTAGCTGCCAATAGAGCTGCACAATCAGGTGGAGGCAGTACTACCGCTTTTGGTGGTACTCAAGCGGGGGCGCCGGGTCTTAGTGACGCTTGGACACAGGCCCTCACTGCTGCTAGCACTATGAATCGTAAATAG